From a single Bacillus gobiensis genomic region:
- a CDS encoding FecCD family ABC transporter permease, translating into MKKRNEEHVVNNRRGIIIITALFICLLIFSIINIGIGAVPISPMSVVKAIVGIGNHNEAYIILHYRLPRIVLAILVGGSLAVAGLIAQSVLQNPLAAPDTLGISGGASVAAVFCSLMLPQLPSVFIGLSAFIGGTIAALFVYFIAYDSGTEPIRLALVGIAVSAFCGSGVQLFLTQADTNVQTALLWLNGSLFGRTWENVIQLLPWAILCLIFAGLSGEILNSLQLGQDVAASLGIKVEWMRFVLLGISVLLTGSSVAAAGMIGFVGLISPHISRQLVGADHRYLLPVSILTGALILLIADSIGRGIMPPIEFPAGLITAVIGAPYFIYLLWRESRNTSSKA; encoded by the coding sequence ATGAAGAAAAGAAATGAGGAACATGTTGTGAACAACCGGAGGGGCATCATCATAATTACTGCATTATTCATATGTTTGTTAATATTTTCAATCATAAATATCGGAATTGGTGCCGTTCCTATTTCTCCTATGTCGGTCGTTAAGGCCATCGTCGGTATCGGAAATCATAACGAAGCCTATATTATTTTACATTACCGATTGCCTAGAATTGTACTGGCTATTCTTGTGGGTGGAAGCCTTGCGGTTGCAGGATTAATCGCCCAGTCTGTTTTGCAAAATCCGCTTGCAGCACCGGATACTCTCGGTATTTCCGGCGGTGCGAGCGTGGCTGCTGTTTTCTGCTCATTGATGCTACCGCAGCTTCCAAGCGTATTCATCGGGCTTTCTGCATTTATCGGAGGAACGATTGCTGCGCTCTTCGTGTATTTCATTGCTTACGATTCTGGTACGGAACCTATCAGGCTGGCTTTGGTCGGTATTGCAGTCAGTGCCTTTTGCGGATCGGGTGTTCAGTTGTTTTTGACACAAGCGGATACAAATGTGCAAACTGCTCTGTTATGGCTGAATGGGAGCTTGTTCGGACGAACCTGGGAAAACGTCATTCAACTTCTTCCGTGGGCCATCCTATGTCTCATATTTGCAGGTTTGTCAGGGGAAATTTTGAATTCTTTGCAGCTGGGTCAAGACGTGGCGGCGAGCCTTGGAATTAAAGTGGAGTGGATGAGGTTTGTTTTATTAGGGATTTCTGTCCTATTAACAGGATCAAGTGTTGCGGCTGCTGGAATGATTGGTTTTGTCGGTTTAATAAGCCCGCATATATCAAGACAGCTGGTAGGGGCAGACCACCGTTATCTCCTGCCAGTCAGTATTCTTACAGGAGCACTAATTCTATTGATTGCCGATTCAATCGGAAGAGGAATCATGCCGCCGATTGAATTTCCTGCTGGCCTGATTACCGCAGTAATCGGTGCACCTTATTTTATTTATTTATTATGGCGTGAATCCAGAAATACTAGCAGCAAGGCATAA
- a CDS encoding FecCD family ABC transporter permease — MDPHKKKIVICLLSLFFIIILFFYLSLKIGAFSYSFSSIIHFLFSGETSKESIVFNDVRLPRAVITAVIGANLAVAGALMQILTKNPLASPSVFGINAGASFTVVSFIVFIPGIMGWPLLLAAFLGGFIAAALIFLISSILKGGNLEVKVALTGVAIQALLSSCTQGLLLFNEDSAQNILVWLAGTVAGTKWEDVFLILPVSLIALIVSFCLAGPLSVLALGDDVARGLGQRIFILKAAAGFLVVVLAGASVAAVGPIGFVGLITPHVVRYIAGTDYRVILPLSALFGGALLLAADVMSRFIAFPYETPVGIVTALIGAPYFIYLAKFYKKRRSFSRA, encoded by the coding sequence ATGGATCCGCATAAAAAAAAGATCGTGATATGTCTATTAAGTTTATTTTTTATTATTATTTTGTTTTTTTATTTATCTTTAAAAATCGGCGCCTTTTCTTATTCGTTTTCATCTATCATACATTTTTTATTTTCAGGTGAAACGTCAAAAGAATCGATTGTATTCAACGATGTTCGATTGCCAAGAGCTGTCATCACTGCGGTTATCGGAGCGAATTTGGCGGTGGCAGGGGCACTTATGCAGATTTTAACGAAAAATCCACTTGCCTCACCAAGCGTATTCGGTATTAACGCGGGTGCATCGTTTACAGTCGTCAGTTTCATCGTTTTTATTCCGGGAATAATGGGATGGCCTCTTTTGCTCGCCGCATTTTTGGGTGGTTTTATTGCAGCTGCACTTATTTTTCTTATTAGTTCGATATTGAAAGGCGGAAATCTGGAGGTAAAGGTTGCCTTAACCGGGGTAGCCATTCAAGCCTTGCTTTCATCCTGTACGCAAGGGCTGCTTTTATTCAATGAAGATTCAGCGCAAAACATCCTAGTCTGGCTGGCAGGTACTGTCGCCGGAACAAAGTGGGAGGATGTTTTTCTTATTTTGCCGGTCAGCCTTATTGCTCTTATCGTTTCTTTTTGTTTGGCGGGTCCGCTATCCGTTTTGGCGCTTGGAGATGATGTGGCTAGAGGATTGGGACAACGAATTTTCATCCTAAAAGCAGCAGCAGGTTTTCTCGTCGTCGTGTTGGCGGGGGCATCTGTTGCAGCAGTAGGTCCTATTGGCTTTGTCGGATTAATTACCCCCCACGTGGTGAGGTATATCGCTGGAACTGATTACAGAGTCATTCTGCCATTGAGTGCTTTGTTTGGAGGGGCTCTTTTATTGGCTGCTGACGTCATGTCCAGATTTATCGCTTTTCCATATGAAACACCAGTTGGGATAGTAACAGCTTTAATTGGAGCACCATATTTTATTTATTTGGCTAAGTTTTACAAAAAACGAAGATCTTTTTCGAGGGCTTGA
- a CDS encoding ABC transporter substrate-binding protein, with product MIHSYRLQWRLVFSVFLLVILAACGNGTQTEPKNEKNTKEIKHSLGTANVPEHPERIITLELGFTELAATLGTNPVGVADDERPERIPQAIREKIEGYQSVGTRSQPNLEVIRSLNPDLIIADVDRHKNIYKELSNIAPTIALKSDTAGYQDVLAATEIVGKSLGKEEEADKLIADHKKKADETKAKLDIKDKKVLQAGYSSESNTFEVPTSSYFTPNFLTTVGINYDLKDEQEVQQEMTIEQLVNIDPDVLIITKTEDEPSAKDALKNDKLWNELTAVQTNQVYEVDHNDWSRRRSIPAANDIMEDLGSMFVKDNQ from the coding sequence TTGATACATAGTTACCGGCTTCAATGGAGACTCGTCTTTTCCGTATTTTTGCTGGTTATTCTGGCAGCGTGCGGAAACGGCACCCAAACTGAGCCTAAAAATGAAAAGAATACAAAAGAAATAAAGCATTCACTAGGAACAGCCAACGTTCCGGAACATCCTGAACGAATAATTACACTTGAGCTAGGCTTCACTGAATTAGCTGCAACCTTGGGAACCAATCCGGTAGGAGTAGCTGACGATGAGCGGCCTGAAAGAATTCCACAAGCGATCCGAGAAAAAATTGAAGGCTACCAATCAGTGGGTACCCGCTCACAACCCAATTTGGAAGTCATTCGGAGCTTAAATCCTGATCTAATTATTGCAGACGTTGACCGTCATAAAAACATCTATAAGGAATTATCCAACATCGCGCCAACGATCGCGTTGAAAAGCGATACAGCCGGCTATCAGGATGTATTAGCTGCAACTGAGATTGTCGGAAAGTCTCTCGGCAAAGAGGAAGAAGCAGATAAGCTGATAGCTGATCATAAAAAGAAAGCGGATGAGACAAAAGCTAAGCTGGATATAAAAGACAAAAAAGTTCTGCAAGCTGGGTACTCATCGGAAAGCAATACATTTGAAGTTCCAACCTCTTCTTACTTTACTCCGAATTTTTTAACAACGGTGGGCATCAATTACGATTTAAAAGATGAGCAAGAGGTTCAACAGGAAATGACAATAGAGCAACTTGTGAATATTGATCCTGATGTACTGATCATCACAAAAACAGAAGATGAACCTTCTGCTAAAGACGCACTGAAAAATGATAAGCTTTGGAATGAATTAACTGCTGTACAAACAAATCAAGTCTATGAAGTAGACCATAATGATTGGTCGAGACGCCGGAGTATCCCTGCAGCCAATGATATTATGGAAGACTTGGGTTCAATGTTTGTGAAAGATAATCAATGA